Below is a genomic region from Leptotrichia shahii.
GACGTTTTGAAAATACCAGTAGTTTCATCTAATGTAGTGCCTGACAAGGGAAGCATACTGGAAGGGAAATGGAAGCCTTATATTATAAAAAATATTGGTGGACAAAATGTGGGAATTATTGGGATAGATGTTGTGAAAAAAACGAAGGAGTCTTCTAGTCCAGGAGAAGATATTAAATTTTTAGATGAAGTTGAAACAGCTAGAAAATATGCAAAAGAACTTCAAGATAAGGGAATAAATAAAATAGTGCTGTTATCTCACGCAGGATATGAAAAAAATGTGGAAATTGGGCAAAAAGTTGATGGAATTGACTTGATTATATCAGGAGATACGCATTACTTGCTAGGAAAGGAATTTGAGCAGTTCGGATTAGTTCCTGAAGCTGACAGTTATCCTAAAAAAGTAAATTCACCTAATGGAAATCCTGTCTACATTGCAGAAGCGTGGAATTATTCATATTTGCTTGGTGAAATGAAGGCAAAATTTGACAAGAATGGAGTAATTACAGAACTAACCCCTGCACCAAAACTGCTAATTGGAGATGACTTTTTTGAAGTGAAGGATGCTGATGGTAAAGCTGTTCAACTTGACGAAAAGGAAAAAGGCAAGATTTTAAATTCAATAAAAAATAATAAAAATATAGTTGCCATAAAAAATGATCCAGCTTTGTCAAAACTTCTAGAAAGATACCAAAAGGAAAAAACAGAACTTGGAAAACGTAAAATTGGTAAAATTACCGAAGAAATTCCAGGGGGTTCAGATAACAGAGTGCCAAGCGAACATAATAAAGACGGTTCATTCGCAACAACTCTTGTGGCAGAATCTGTTTTGTATAAATTGAGAAATACAGGAACTGGAAATGTTGATTTTGTAATTGGAAATGCAGGAAATGTAAGAATTACGCTAAATCCCGGAGATTTTTCATACGATTTGGCATATTCATTATTGCCGTTTACTTCAAACACAGTATTTATAACAGATGTTACAGGTGCAGAAGTAAAACAAATTTTGGAAGATGCAATTGACTATGTGTTAAATGGAGGATCAACAGGAGCTTTCCCTTATGGTGCAGGAATTAGATACGAAGCAACAAAGGAAGGGACTCTTGGAACAAGAGTAAAAAAAATAGAAGTATTTGACTTTAAAGCAAATAAATGGATACCAATTGACGCTAAAAAAACTTATATGTTGGCTGTAAATTCATATATTGCCAAAGGAAAAGACGGATATACAACATTAGGGAAAATTACTGCTCAAAAAAGAGGAAATGATACTCATTTAAGCGATACAAAGATGTTTATTGATTATTTGAAGGAGAAAAAGGAAATTGGAAAGCCAAAATCTACAAATGTGATTTTTAAATATTAGGATTAATTCAGGAAGTTGTAAAGATAAAAAACTTAGGTTATCGAACATATCTATTTTAAAAAATTAAAATAATCTAAATCTTTTTGAAAAAGGCAGGTAATTTTATGATGAAAAATAATATTGAAGATATGACGCTTAAGGAAGTCCAGTATCTGATTAAAAGAATAGAAAAAGGGACTTTAGATGAAAGTAGAGATAAGGAAGAATCGCAGCCCAAAAAAGAAAATGGACAAAGATTAGTTTTAAAATTAATCGAAGAGTTTGGGGAACTGGCTGAAAATATTAGAAAAAATACGAGGTTTGATGGACAAAATATAAAGGGGACGATTGAGGAGGAAGCATTTGATGTATTTTATTATATTATTGCGATTGCGAATTATTATGAAATTGATTTGGAAAAGATCTTTTATATAAAAGATGAATTGAATAAAGTAAAATACGAAAGAGAATTTTCAATTTATGAAGCTCGGGAAAAGTGGAAAAATATTATAGAAAATAAAAAAAATAAAAAAGAAGAGGGAAAATAGAAATTATGTCAATGAAAAATATTGATACTTGTTTAGAAAATAAAAGAGAAGTGAATATAAAAATACTTGGAACAAGCGATGTGCATGGAAGAGTATTTGCTTGGAACTATGGGGCAGATGAGGAGGACAGGTCGGGTTCTTATGCACAAATTTCAACATTGGTAAAAAAAGTAAAAAAAGAGAATAAAAATATAATTTTAGTGGAAGTTGGAGATGCGATACAGGATAACTGGATAGAAAAATTTGCGATGGTTCCAAAGCATCCTGTTCCCCAGATTTTAAATTATATGGGCTATGACATCTTTGTACCTGGAAATCACGAATTTAATTTTGGAATGCCAACTTTGTCAAATATTTTAAGAGATATGAAACTTAATAAATTGACAGCTAATTTATATTACAATGAAAATGCTGAAAATGATACTAACTTTTCAAAAAATAAAAGAAGGTATTTAGATGCCTCTGTAATTATTGAAAGAGATGGCATAAAAATAGGAGTTATTGGATTATCAACTCCGATGTCTGCGCAGTTTGAAGAAGATACAGGCTACTTAAAGGATTTTTACTTTGTATCTCCTATAAATGAAACTAGAAGGCAAATAGAAAAATTAAAATCTGAAGGGGCAAATGCGATTGTCGTAGTTGCTCATATGGGAATTGAAAATGAAAATAACATTCCAGAAACTGGAGTGAAAGATTTGGCAAATGCTGTACCTGAAATTGACGTAATTATTGCAGGACACATGCATCAAAATGTTCCAAAGAAAATAATTAACGGTGTTTTAATTACAGAGCCTCATAGATACGGCACTTTTGTTTCAGAAGTCGATTTAAAATTTGAAATTGAAAATGCAAAAATCAGTTTAATAAGCAAAGATTCGACAACTGTTCCTGTAAAAGATGAAGAGCCTGATCCAGAAATAGAAAAAATTTACAAGCCTTTTCACAACAGGCTTTGCAGAATTGCAAATGAAAAAGTAGGCGAAACATTGAATGACATGGTGCCAAAGAAAAAATATCATGGTATATCGGCAGCTTTTGCCAAAGACACTGGACTGTCTTCGTTTATAACGGATGTAGAACTTTATTACAGTGGGGCAGACGTGGTTTCATTTGCATATAATTATGAAAATGTTAGGCTTAATAAGGGGGAAATTAGGAGAAAGGACATAGTTTACAATTACAGATATGCAGGTGGAGATGTTACAATTTATAAAATGACAGGGAAGCAATTGAAAGATTATATGGAATGGGCTGCTGACTATTTTGACACGATACATTCTGGAGATACAGAGTATAGGTATAACAGTGAACGTGCAGGAAGAAAATATGTGACTTTTGATATTTTTGGGGGAGTGAAATATAAAATTGACTTGAGGAATGAGAAAGGTAATAAAATTACTAATTTAATGCTTGTAAATGGAAAAGAGATAACTTCTGAAATGGAACTGAAGGTTGGAATGAATGCTTACAGATTTGAGCAGTTAGCGAGAAAAGGCGGAATTTTTGATGGGCAGAAAATCCCTGTATTATGGGCATCTAAGGAAGCAATTGGCGAAATTGATGGAACTATTCAAAATATGATGATTGATTATATAAAAAATGTGAAAAATGGCATAATAGAAGGGAAAAGTCATAATAATTGGGAAATTATAGGATTATAATAAATTTTTTTAAAAGTTATATATAAAAAATAATAGGCAATTG
It encodes:
- the nadN gene encoding NAD nucleotidase, translating into MKKLLLLGLVLSLLPVVNLEAKTNKKAAGKNSRSVFELNVAHINDHHSHLEEEKMPLKLDGKTVTVHIGGLPRVGQEIKNFRKNNKNTLVVHAGDAVTGTLYYTLFEGKADAELMNAINFDAYTLGNHEFDDGNKVLGAFLDVLKIPVVSSNVVPDKGSILEGKWKPYIIKNIGGQNVGIIGIDVVKKTKESSSPGEDIKFLDEVETARKYAKELQDKGINKIVLLSHAGYEKNVEIGQKVDGIDLIISGDTHYLLGKEFEQFGLVPEADSYPKKVNSPNGNPVYIAEAWNYSYLLGEMKAKFDKNGVITELTPAPKLLIGDDFFEVKDADGKAVQLDEKEKGKILNSIKNNKNIVAIKNDPALSKLLERYQKEKTELGKRKIGKITEEIPGGSDNRVPSEHNKDGSFATTLVAESVLYKLRNTGTGNVDFVIGNAGNVRITLNPGDFSYDLAYSLLPFTSNTVFITDVTGAEVKQILEDAIDYVLNGGSTGAFPYGAGIRYEATKEGTLGTRVKKIEVFDFKANKWIPIDAKKTYMLAVNSYIAKGKDGYTTLGKITAQKRGNDTHLSDTKMFIDYLKEKKEIGKPKSTNVIFKY
- a CDS encoding bifunctional metallophosphatase/5'-nucleotidase, with translation MSMKNIDTCLENKREVNIKILGTSDVHGRVFAWNYGADEEDRSGSYAQISTLVKKVKKENKNIILVEVGDAIQDNWIEKFAMVPKHPVPQILNYMGYDIFVPGNHEFNFGMPTLSNILRDMKLNKLTANLYYNENAENDTNFSKNKRRYLDASVIIERDGIKIGVIGLSTPMSAQFEEDTGYLKDFYFVSPINETRRQIEKLKSEGANAIVVVAHMGIENENNIPETGVKDLANAVPEIDVIIAGHMHQNVPKKIINGVLITEPHRYGTFVSEVDLKFEIENAKISLISKDSTTVPVKDEEPDPEIEKIYKPFHNRLCRIANEKVGETLNDMVPKKKYHGISAAFAKDTGLSSFITDVELYYSGADVVSFAYNYENVRLNKGEIRRKDIVYNYRYAGGDVTIYKMTGKQLKDYMEWAADYFDTIHSGDTEYRYNSERAGRKYVTFDIFGGVKYKIDLRNEKGNKITNLMLVNGKEITSEMELKVGMNAYRFEQLARKGGIFDGQKIPVLWASKEAIGEIDGTIQNMMIDYIKNVKNGIIEGKSHNNWEIIGL
- a CDS encoding MazG nucleotide pyrophosphohydrolase domain-containing protein, whose product is MMKNNIEDMTLKEVQYLIKRIEKGTLDESRDKEESQPKKENGQRLVLKLIEEFGELAENIRKNTRFDGQNIKGTIEEEAFDVFYYIIAIANYYEIDLEKIFYIKDELNKVKYEREFSIYEAREKWKNIIENKKNKKEEGK